GGAACGACAGGGGTTGGTGTCGAACTGAGAAAAGAGTTTCTGGTGAGTAATAACCTTGGAGACAGAAACCGTTTTGTCACCCAGGTACTCTTTGAACATCACTTTTCATTGCTGGACAAAAAACTAAATATCAGTCCCGGAATTTCCTGGGCTAATTACTCCAAGGAAGGAAATTTCTTCTATCCAGGGCTGGATGTAGGTTATAATTTTGATTCAAACAACAAGGTCTATGCGAATGTGGCAAGAGTACACAGGGTGCCAACATTTACAGATCTGTATTATATAAGTAAAACAGAGCAGGGAAACCCTGGTCTTTTGCCTGAGAATGCTGTTTCATCAGAAGTGGGATATCAATATCAGAATAAAATATTACTGGCAAAAATCAGTGGTTTTATGCGCAGTTCAAAGAATTCTATCGATTGGGTAAAGAAATCCTTGGAGGACCCTGTATGGTATGCTCAAAATGTAGGAGAAATTGATACGAAAGGAGTTGAGATAGAATTTAATCACAGATTATTCCCTTGGATAAAATATTCTTTGGGGTATACGTACCTGGATACCGAATTTAAACAGTCTAATGATTTTGTTTCAAGATATGTTCTCGATAATCTGAAACATCAGTTGGTTGCCAAACTTGAGACAAGTTTCCTGCAACATTTCACTAATGAATTAGTATACCGTTATAATGACAGAGTGAATCTTGGCAGCTATAATTTATTGGACGAAAAAATTAGTTTCGTTAAAAAGGATTTCTCAGTCTATGTTCTGATTAATAATGTTACGAATACGAAATATACCGAAACCTTTGGTGTTCAGATGCCTAACAGATGGTTTCATATAGGATTTACCTACAATATTAATATTAAGTAAAGTTAATATTAACGAGTGGTTAATTAATTTTATTTTTGCAAAAATTTTTTCAGATGAAACTTTTCTTAGGTTTAAGTTTGCTATGTAGCATGGCATTTATAAAGGCACAAGAGCATATTTCAAGCTTTAATGCTGTAACCCTCACCTATAAATTTCATCCAAAATTTTTCTTGTATGCAGAAGGTCAGCTTCGAGGAAATGAAGATTATACTTATCCCGATTATTACGAAATAAAAGGAGGACTGGGATATAATCTCACAAAAAACCACAAGCCGTTCATAGGCCTTGGAAGATATGTGAACTATAAATCCCAGAGCTTAAGCAGGGAGGAATTCAGGGTATGGCTCCAGGACGTTATCGACGTTAAGAAAGGGATTGTAAAATTTGAGAATCGTCTTCGCGCGGAAAAGAGCTGGTTTTACGAACCTAAAACAGATAAAACATCTCAAAGGATGCGTTATCGTTACCGTTTGAATGTAAGCGTACCTCTTAATGCGAAAACAATCGAAAAAGGAACTGTATTTGCCAATGCTTATGACGAAGTATTTTTTGTAAGTCCTATAAAACCTACATTTGCCCGAAACAGGGTTTACGGTGGATTCGGTTATCAGATTGACGAATATTTCGGTGTTTTATGTGGTTACCTCTGGCAAAGAGAATTCGATGCAACCGGGAACAAAAACCTTCATTTTATTTACTTAGCCCTGAACATTAATATCGATGGCACCGATCACCATACGAAAACTTATGAATTCCCGGGAGCGGATTAATATTTTTCGATCAGATAATGATATGCCTTAAGGTATTTATTAAATCTTTTAATGTCTTTAGGAGTAAGTTCCCTGTTTACTCTTCGTAAATCCATATTATCCCGCAGATCGTTTAATTTGACAGCTACAGCAAGGGGAGATCTTTCAGTTCGTTTTATGAAATCGTCATAATCCTCTTCAGGATCGAATTTGGTAAGGCAACTAATGGCAAACAGGATATATTCCGGAAAGCCCTCATTTCGTAAAAAATCAAGACTAAACTCAGAAGGGTGATCTTCTACGACATCATGCAATACCCCTACGATTTTTTCATCCATTGTTTTTCCGTACTCCATAACACGCATTACATGGGCAATATAGGGTGCATGGTATTTATCGGTCTGCCCTTTATGCGCTTTATCAGCAATCTTTATGGCTCTGTGTAAAAGTTCTTCTTTAGTCATTTTTTTGAAAAGATTCTGTGCAAAAATAGAAAATGCCTTAAATAAATAAGACATTTCTTTTAATTATTTTAAAATATTTTATCCCTGTGTTTCGTCTTCAACAGATGCAATGGGAGCGTTGTTTTTTACTGATTCTATGCCGTTCTCCATACCATTTTCAGATTCATACATCTGGCTGGTTCCAATAATCTGGCCATTCCCTGCTTTTAGATTAAAATAAGACTTTTCATTAGAAGAAGTTTTTCTTTCAAATTTAGAGTCGTCTCTAGAATTGATTCTCACGGATTCTATGCCGTTTTCACATCCTGATTTGGAGCTGTATCCCTGGCTTGTTAAGATTACCTGGCCGTTTCCTGCTTTCAGGTTGAATTGATAATCCCCGTTTGTTCTTGTAGAAATAATAAATTTTCCCATAATTTATTTGTTTTATGATGATGTTTCGGTTATTTAAAAGTAACAAAAATTTATAAAACAAAAAAGCACTTCAAAGTGAAGTGCTTTAACATCAAATTTATTTTAGAAAAGACTAATAATGTCCTTTTTCAATATAGTGTGCTGCAACTTTTTCAGTAAGAGCAACTATATTAGGATGATTAGTATATTTTGTAAATCTTCTTAATCCGGAAAGCATCATTCTTTGCTCATCTCCCTCAGCAAAAGAAACAATTCCTTCTTTAGCAGCAACGATGATTTTCTCAACTGCTTTGTAAAGGTTAAGCTGAGCCATAGCTGCTTCTACAGAATCAGGAGTAAAGTGTTTTTCAGCTCTTAAGATTGCAGATTCTGCCATGTAGATCTGATTAAGGATTTCTGAAGCATTTAGCAATAAGTGTTGCTGCTTTTCAATATCCATCATATATTTTTGAAGGGCAGCTCCTGAAACCATTAAGAATACTTTTTTAAGGTTTGCAATAATCGCTTTCTCCTCACTCATAAAGGCAGAATAATCCGGCACCTCAAATGAAGGGATACCCATTAATTCTTTACTGATTGCCATAGCAGGAGATAACAGGTCTAATTCACCCTTCATCGCTCTCTTGATCAGCATTCCTACTGCAAGTAGTCTGTTGATCTCATTGGTACCTTCATAGATTCTTGAAATCCTTGAATCTCTCCAAGCTGCCTCCATAGGAGTTTCCTCCGAGAATCCCATACCTCCGTATACCTGAATTCCTTCGTCAGCTGTATGTTGCGCCAGGTCAGATACGAAAACTTTAAGAATTGAACACTCTACAGCAAATTCTTCAACACCCTTTAATTCTGCAGCCTGATGATCTAATCCTCCCGCTACCAGTTCATCAATCTTATCCTGAATATCTTTAGCCGCTCTATACGAACCTGCCTCACTTACAAAAATTCCTGTTGCCATCTCAGCAAGCTTCTTTCTGATCGCTCCGAAAGTTGAAATAGAAACGCCAAACTGTTTTCTTTCGTTAGCATACTGGATAGAGTGGTTGGTAATTCTTCTCTGAGCATCAAGACAAGCTGCAGCTAATTTGATACGACCAACGTTCAATGCGTTCAAAGCAATTTTAAATCCGTTGTTTCTTTCTCCCAAAAGGTTTTCAACAGGAATTTTCATATCGTTAAAGAAAACCTGACGGGTAGAGGATGCACGGATCCCTAATTTATGTTCCTCTTCTCCGAAAGTTAAGCTTTCAGGATTTTCAAGT
The sequence above is drawn from the Chryseobacterium daecheongense genome and encodes:
- a CDS encoding phosphohydrolase; its protein translation is MTKEELLHRAIKIADKAHKGQTDKYHAPYIAHVMRVMEYGKTMDEKIVGVLHDVVEDHPSEFSLDFLRNEGFPEYILFAISCLTKFDPEEDYDDFIKRTERSPLAVAVKLNDLRDNMDLRRVNRELTPKDIKRFNKYLKAYHYLIEKY
- a CDS encoding acyl-CoA dehydrogenase family protein, whose product is MSDTLNKTRKGGEFLIKEIPANEIFSIEELNEEQKMLRDSAKEFIDREVVPQKERFEKKDYAFTEETMRKLGEMGMLGIAVPEEYGGLGMGFVTTMLACDYISGVTGSLATAYGAHTGIGTLPIVLYGTEEQKKKYLPDLATGTKFGAYCLTEPDAGSDANSGKTRAKLSEDGKHYIINGQKMWISNAGFADTFTLFAKIDDDKNITGFVINRSELENPESLTFGEEEHKLGIRASSTRQVFFNDMKIPVENLLGERNNGFKIALNALNVGRIKLAAACLDAQRRITNHSIQYANERKQFGVSISTFGAIRKKLAEMATGIFVSEAGSYRAAKDIQDKIDELVAGGLDHQAAELKGVEEFAVECSILKVFVSDLAQHTADEGIQVYGGMGFSEETPMEAAWRDSRISRIYEGTNEINRLLAVGMLIKRAMKGELDLLSPAMAISKELMGIPSFEVPDYSAFMSEEKAIIANLKKVFLMVSGAALQKYMMDIEKQQHLLLNASEILNQIYMAESAILRAEKHFTPDSVEAAMAQLNLYKAVEKIIVAAKEGIVSFAEGDEQRMMLSGLRRFTKYTNHPNIVALTEKVAAHYIEKGHY
- a CDS encoding YegP family protein, encoding MGKFIISTRTNGDYQFNLKAGNGQVILTSQGYSSKSGCENGIESVRINSRDDSKFERKTSSNEKSYFNLKAGNGQIIGTSQMYESENGMENGIESVKNNAPIASVEDETQG
- a CDS encoding DUF2490 domain-containing protein, which encodes MKLFLGLSLLCSMAFIKAQEHISSFNAVTLTYKFHPKFFLYAEGQLRGNEDYTYPDYYEIKGGLGYNLTKNHKPFIGLGRYVNYKSQSLSREEFRVWLQDVIDVKKGIVKFENRLRAEKSWFYEPKTDKTSQRMRYRYRLNVSVPLNAKTIEKGTVFANAYDEVFFVSPIKPTFARNRVYGGFGYQIDEYFGVLCGYLWQREFDATGNKNLHFIYLALNINIDGTDHHTKTYEFPGAD